The nucleotide sequence TTCTCGCACGACATCATCGGGGCGGCTGTCGAGGTGCAACGAGTGCTGGGTGTGGGCTTGCTTGAAAGCGCCTACGCAGCGGCGTTGGCGGTCGAATTGAATGAACGAGAGCTCCGGTTCGAACGCGAGGTGCCCATCACCGCGTACTACAAGGGCCGTAGCGTGGGTGTTGCGTATCGCGCAGATTTCGTTGTCGAGGACTCAGTGATCGTAGAGCTCAAGGCCATCGATGTCCTGGCCGACCTGCATCGCGCGCAACTGTTGTCCTATCTGCGCTTGTCGGGACTGAAGCTGGGGCTGTTGATCAACTTCCACGCATTTCCCGTCGTCAAAGGCATCCAGAGAATGGTGAACAAGCTATGAGTGGAGCCCTGAATTTTCTTTTTCATTCTTCTTTGAATTCCTTTCGCGTTCTTCGCGAATCCTTCGCGTCCTCTGCGTCCGGAAGTCCGTATTCGAAAGGCCAGTCATGAAGCTCCTCATGATCGACAACTACGACAGCTTCACCTACAACATCGTCCAGTACTTCGGCGAGCTGGGCGCGGACGTGCAGGTGCACCGCAACGACGAGATCACGGTCGCGCAGATCGGCGAGCTGATCGCCTCGGGCGTGACGCGGCTGGTGGTGTCGCCGGGGCCGTGCTCGCCGGCGGAGGCGGGCGTCTCGGTGGCAGCCATCGAGGCCTTCGCGGGCAAGCTGCCCATTCTCGGCGTGTGCCTCGGCCACCAGGCCATCGGCGCGGCCTTCGGCGGCAGGATCGTGCGCGCGCAGCAGCTCATGCACGGCAAGACCAGCGAGATCACGACCACGCAGGAGGGCGTGTTCGCGGGGCTGCCGAAGACCTTCGTCGTCAACCGCTACCACTCGCTGTCGATCGAGCGCGCGAGCTGCCCCGAGGCGCTGGCCGTCACGGCCTGGACCGACGACGGCGAGATCATGGGGGTGCGGCACACCGGGTATGCGCACGACGTGCGCATCGAAGGCGTGCAGTTCCACCCCGAATCGATACTCACCGAGCATGGCCACGCCATGCTCAAGAACTTCCTGGACTGAAGCCATGACCGACCGCAGCGCCATCGTCGACCTTCGCAGCGACACCGTCACCCAACCCACGCCCGCGATGCGCGAGGCCATGATGGCGGCGCCGCTGGGCGACGACGTCTTCGGCACCGATCCGAGCGTGAACGCGCTGCAGGAGAAGATCGCGGCGCTGCTGGGCTTCGAGGCGGCGCTGTTCGTGCCGACCGGCACGCAAAGCAACCTCAGCGCGATCCTCGCGCATTGCGGCCGCGGCGACGAGTACATCGTGGGCCAGATGGCGCACTGCTACCGCTGGGAAGGCGGCGGCGCGGCGGTGTTCGGAAGCGTGCAGCCGCAGCCGCTGGACCATGCGGCCGACGGCACGCTGCCGCTCGCGCAGATCGAGGCGGCGATCAAGCCCGACGACGCGCATTTCGCGCGCACCCGGCTGCTGGCGCTCGAGAACACGCTGGGCGGCAAGCTGCTGCCCTTCGACTACGTGCAGGCAGCGACCGAA is from Variovorax paradoxus and encodes:
- a CDS encoding GxxExxY protein, producing the protein MNSEYGQPDAEDAKDSRRTQKEDKNFLDDFSHDIIGAAVEVQRVLGVGLLESAYAAALAVELNERELRFEREVPITAYYKGRSVGVAYRADFVVEDSVIVELKAIDVLADLHRAQLLSYLRLSGLKLGLLINFHAFPVVKGIQRMVNKL
- a CDS encoding aminodeoxychorismate/anthranilate synthase component II, yielding MKLLMIDNYDSFTYNIVQYFGELGADVQVHRNDEITVAQIGELIASGVTRLVVSPGPCSPAEAGVSVAAIEAFAGKLPILGVCLGHQAIGAAFGGRIVRAQQLMHGKTSEITTTQEGVFAGLPKTFVVNRYHSLSIERASCPEALAVTAWTDDGEIMGVRHTGYAHDVRIEGVQFHPESILTEHGHAMLKNFLD